In one window of Pseudomonas chlororaphis subsp. chlororaphis DNA:
- a CDS encoding bacteriocin immunity protein, whose amino-acid sequence MKNNITDFTEDEFVSYLKELLTANKTATDDVLDDLLEKFCEITGHPDGTDLIYYPEDGSRGTAEDIARVVKAWRAAHGLPGFKA is encoded by the coding sequence ATGAAGAACAACATCACTGACTTTACCGAAGACGAATTTGTCAGCTATCTGAAAGAACTGCTCACCGCTAACAAGACCGCAACCGACGATGTACTTGACGACCTTCTAGAGAAGTTCTGCGAGATTACCGGTCATCCAGACGGCACCGATTTGATTTACTACCCGGAGGACGGTTCAAGGGGAACCGCTGAAGACATCGCGCGCGTTGTGAAAGCATGGCGTGCCGCGCATGGTTTGCCGGGCTTCAAGGCGTGA
- a CDS encoding TolC family outer membrane protein codes for MTHSPRFFSPLLILALATMPAFADPGAQRAELLQVYRQAVEHDAQLSAARHEYQAQRESVPQARAGLLPTLNAGSTVESVRLERDEPGLTRTRSTRVFQANLNQPLFRADRWFQLEAAHASTAQAELELSAKEQGLVLTTAQAYFETLRALDLLAASKAEEAALKRQQQQAQARLENGASSITDVLDAQAAHDNAGANRKLAERKVDDAFEALSRLTRQDYSTIEGIQHQLPVELPVPNDANEWVSRAVHQNLALQASSYAVLAAEQTNRQRKAGYAPTVDAVASWRKGENDSFGYSNPTDFGRDGYRGNVTQSSIGLELNIPLYSGGMTRSQVREATERLAQSEDEREDRRREVVQNTRNFYRAVNSDIEQVIARRQTIRSGQASVKANQVGRDLGSRNTADVLNAQRQLYSAVREYNNARYDYIIDTLKLKQAAGTLSPKDLSDLAMYLTKDYDADRDFLPPQERKAL; via the coding sequence ATGACTCACTCCCCCCGTTTTTTCTCGCCGTTGCTCATCCTGGCACTGGCGACGATGCCGGCTTTCGCCGATCCCGGTGCCCAGCGTGCCGAGCTGCTGCAGGTTTACCGCCAGGCCGTCGAGCATGACGCCCAGCTGTCCGCGGCGCGCCACGAGTACCAGGCCCAGCGCGAAAGCGTCCCCCAGGCCCGGGCCGGTTTGCTCCCCACACTCAATGCCGGCAGCACCGTGGAGTCGGTGCGCCTGGAGCGGGATGAGCCCGGTTTGACCCGCACGCGCAGCACCAGGGTATTCCAGGCCAATCTCAACCAGCCGCTGTTTCGTGCCGATCGCTGGTTTCAACTGGAGGCCGCCCATGCCAGCACCGCCCAGGCCGAGCTTGAATTGAGCGCGAAGGAGCAGGGGCTGGTGCTGACCACGGCCCAGGCCTATTTCGAAACCTTGCGTGCCCTGGACCTGCTCGCCGCCTCCAAGGCCGAGGAAGCGGCGCTCAAGCGCCAGCAGCAACAGGCCCAGGCCCGCCTGGAAAACGGTGCCTCGAGCATCACCGATGTGCTCGACGCCCAGGCCGCCCATGACAATGCCGGGGCCAATCGCAAACTCGCCGAGCGCAAGGTCGACGATGCCTTCGAGGCCTTGTCCCGCCTGACCCGCCAGGACTATTCGACGATCGAGGGCATTCAGCATCAATTGCCGGTGGAGCTGCCGGTGCCCAATGATGCCAACGAATGGGTCAGCCGCGCGGTGCACCAGAACCTGGCGTTGCAGGCCAGCAGCTACGCGGTGCTGGCCGCCGAACAGACCAACCGCCAGCGCAAGGCCGGTTATGCGCCGACCGTCGATGCGGTGGCGTCCTGGCGCAAAGGTGAAAACGACAGCTTCGGCTACAGCAACCCCACCGATTTCGGGCGCGATGGCTATCGGGGCAATGTCACGCAAAGCAGCATCGGCCTGGAGCTGAATATTCCGTTGTACTCCGGCGGCATGACCCGCTCGCAGGTGCGCGAGGCGACCGAGCGGCTGGCCCAGAGTGAAGACGAGCGCGAGGACCGTCGCCGTGAAGTGGTGCAGAACACGCGCAATTTCTACCGCGCGGTGAATTCCGATATCGAGCAGGTCATTGCCCGGCGGCAGACGATTCGTTCCGGCCAGGCCTCGGTCAAGGCCAACCAGGTAGGGCGGGACCTGGGCTCGCGTAACACCGCGGATGTGCTCAATGCCCAGCGTCAGCTGTACAGCGCGGTGCGTGAGTACAACAACGCGCGCTACGACTACATCATCGACACCCTCAAGCTCAAGCAGGCGGCGGGAACCCTGAGCCCGAAGGACCTGAGCGATCTGGCGATGTACCTGACGAAAGACTACGACGCCGATCGGGATTTCCTGCCACCGCAGGAGCGCAAGGCGCTCTGA
- a CDS encoding (2Fe-2S)-binding protein, with the protein MTFTLNGRRLLLDQLPPNTPLLYALRNDFGLNGPKYGCGLGQCGACTVLVDGIAARSCTLPLSSVQGKHVTTLEGLVQEERPHPVQQAFIDEQAAQCGYCSNGMIMTLVALFEREPEADEQRIKNELAYNLCRCGAHFEILQAAARARQLLAERGRP; encoded by the coding sequence ATGACTTTTACCCTCAACGGCCGCCGCCTTTTACTGGATCAGCTGCCACCGAACACCCCATTGCTGTATGCCCTGCGCAACGACTTCGGCCTCAATGGCCCCAAGTACGGCTGCGGCCTGGGCCAATGCGGCGCCTGCACGGTGCTGGTGGACGGCATCGCCGCCCGCTCCTGCACCCTGCCGCTGTCCAGCGTGCAAGGCAAACACGTCACCACCCTGGAAGGCCTGGTGCAGGAAGAGCGCCCGCACCCGGTGCAACAGGCGTTCATCGATGAACAGGCCGCGCAATGCGGCTACTGCAGCAACGGCATGATCATGACCCTGGTGGCGCTGTTCGAGCGCGAACCCGAGGCCGACGAGCAACGAATCAAGAACGAGCTGGCCTACAACCTCTGCCGCTGCGGCGCGCACTTCGAGATCCTGCAAGCGGCGGCACGAGCCCGCCAACTGCTGGCAGAGCGGGGGCGGCCATGA
- a CDS encoding type I secretion system permease/ATPase gives MSEQGRGAESPTPDTGLVCLVMLARFHSVAASAEQLAHEFAPENQPFTQRELLLAARKLGLRAKSVSTSIARLERTPLPAIAADGDGRFFIIAKLDQGQALIQDPRADRPEVISFEALAARWTGKLVLLRSEAGLPGETSRFDFTWFIPAIVKYRKLLGEVLLVSFALQLFALVTPLFFQVVMDKVLVHHGLTTLDVIAAGLLGIMLFESALSGLRSYVFAHTASRIDVELGSRLFRHLINLPLAYFQARRVGDSVARVRELENIRSFLTGNAITLLLDVLFSLVFILVMFYYSGWLTLVVLLSLPLYVLVSLFVTPLLRARLQDSFTRGAENQAFLVETVNGIDTVKSMAVEPQAIRKWDNQMAAYVAAGFKTQTLSTIANESVSLIGKLVTVATLWLGARLVIDGQLSVGELIAFNMLAGRVSGPIMRLAQLWTSFQQTGVSVQRLGDILNTRTELSQATRSALPPLRGQIEFDQVHFRYRADGSEILRGINLQIAAGEVIGVVGRSGSGKSTLTRLLQRLYVPERGRVLVDGMDLALADVSSLRRQIGVVLQDNMLFNRSIRENIALSDPGAPLETVMHAASMAGAHEFILELPEGYDTMVGEHGTSLSGGQRQRIAIARALIGNPRILIFDEATSALDYESERIIQQNMQSICAGRTVIIIAHRLSAVRDANRILVVDRGQIVEQGNHAELLAHQAGHYSRLHRMQQG, from the coding sequence ATGAGCGAACAAGGAAGGGGCGCCGAGTCGCCCACGCCAGACACTGGCCTGGTCTGTCTGGTGATGCTGGCCCGGTTTCATTCGGTGGCGGCGTCCGCCGAGCAACTGGCCCACGAATTCGCTCCAGAGAACCAGCCGTTCACCCAGCGCGAACTGCTGCTCGCCGCCCGCAAGCTGGGGCTCAGGGCCAAGTCGGTCAGCACCTCCATCGCGCGCCTGGAGCGCACGCCATTGCCGGCGATCGCGGCCGATGGCGACGGCAGGTTTTTCATCATTGCCAAGCTGGACCAGGGCCAGGCGCTGATCCAGGACCCGCGTGCGGATCGGCCTGAGGTGATTTCCTTCGAGGCCCTGGCCGCGCGCTGGACCGGCAAGCTGGTGCTGCTGCGCTCCGAAGCCGGGTTGCCGGGGGAAACCTCGCGGTTCGATTTCACCTGGTTCATTCCCGCCATCGTCAAATACCGCAAGTTACTGGGCGAGGTGCTGCTGGTGTCCTTTGCCCTGCAGCTGTTTGCCCTGGTGACGCCGTTGTTTTTCCAGGTGGTGATGGACAAGGTGCTGGTGCATCACGGGTTGACCACCCTGGATGTCATCGCCGCCGGGTTGCTCGGCATCATGCTGTTCGAGTCGGCCTTGAGCGGTTTGCGCAGCTACGTGTTCGCCCATACCGCCAGCCGGATCGATGTGGAGCTGGGCTCGCGCTTGTTCCGCCATCTGATCAACCTGCCGCTGGCGTATTTCCAGGCGCGCCGGGTCGGCGATTCGGTGGCCAGGGTGCGTGAGCTGGAGAACATCCGCAGCTTCCTGACCGGCAACGCCATTACCTTGTTGCTGGACGTGCTGTTCTCGCTGGTGTTCATCCTGGTGATGTTCTACTACAGCGGCTGGCTGACCCTGGTGGTGCTGTTGTCGCTGCCGCTGTACGTGCTGGTCTCGCTGTTTGTCACGCCGTTGCTGCGCGCCCGCTTGCAGGACAGTTTCACCCGCGGCGCGGAGAACCAGGCGTTCCTGGTGGAGACGGTGAACGGCATCGACACGGTGAAATCCATGGCCGTCGAGCCCCAGGCGATTCGCAAGTGGGACAACCAGATGGCGGCTTATGTCGCGGCTGGGTTCAAGACCCAGACCTTGTCCACCATCGCCAACGAGAGCGTGTCGCTGATCGGCAAGCTGGTCACGGTGGCGACCCTCTGGCTGGGCGCGCGGCTGGTGATCGACGGACAGCTTTCGGTGGGCGAACTGATCGCCTTCAACATGCTGGCCGGCCGGGTCAGCGGCCCGATCATGCGCCTGGCGCAGTTGTGGACCAGCTTCCAGCAGACCGGCGTTTCCGTGCAGCGCCTGGGCGATATCCTCAACACCCGTACCGAGCTGTCCCAGGCGACCCGCAGCGCCTTGCCGCCCCTCAGGGGGCAGATCGAATTCGACCAGGTGCATTTCCGTTATCGCGCCGACGGCTCGGAGATCCTGCGCGGGATCAACCTGCAGATCGCCGCCGGCGAGGTGATTGGCGTGGTGGGGCGTTCCGGTTCGGGCAAAAGCACGCTGACGCGCCTGCTCCAGCGCCTGTACGTGCCCGAGCGTGGGCGGGTGCTGGTGGACGGCATGGACCTGGCGCTGGCGGACGTGTCCTCGCTGCGCCGGCAGATCGGCGTGGTGTTGCAGGACAACATGCTGTTCAACCGTAGCATCCGCGAAAACATCGCCCTGAGCGATCCGGGCGCGCCGCTGGAAACGGTGATGCATGCCGCCAGCATGGCCGGGGCCCACGAATTCATCCTGGAGTTGCCCGAAGGCTACGACACCATGGTCGGGGAACATGGCACCTCGCTGTCCGGCGGCCAGCGGCAACGCATCGCCATCGCCCGGGCCTTGATCGGCAACCCGCGGATCCTGATTTTCGACGAGGCCACCAGTGCGCTGGACTATGAGTCCGAACGGATCATCCAGCAGAACATGCAAAGCATCTGCGCCGGGCGCACGGTGATCATCATCGCTCACCGGTTGTCGGCGGTACGCGACGCCAATCGCATCCTGGTGGTCGACCGCGGGCAGATCGTCGAGCAGGGCAACCATGCCGAACTGCTGGCGCACCAGGCCGGCCACTATTCGCGCCTGCACCGCATGCAGCAGGGCTGA
- a CDS encoding methyl-accepting chemotaxis protein produces the protein MAFPPRFLEHYRKADRIMMGLIWLMFAYALGLAFWHDTFTQALLVGGGTTLVLSLLYRAISGTRLMRCCIAIGFMLMAALHINQAKGLIEAHFGIFVLLAVLTFYRDWLPILLAAVTIALHHVLFHVLQHQGFPVYVMAHHGGFGMVAVHAFYVVVETVILLYLAVHSHADAVESQDMLDKMLAATSQLTVEVHQGESAKVHVSLAQRFDHFMQQITALVDGVVRDTHGLRELGQDLAKTSQTLEQGAQHQLTEITQMTGSMQRMGDAMGDIAVHVEQAVERAGQASAQISRGQQSVDRAQAEITQLASRINGTNETVQRLAGQAQQIGNVLEVIGSIAAQTNLLALNAAIEAARAGEQGRGFAVVADEVRNLAQRTALSTQEIKTIIEALQQGSRQAAEAMHDSHEGAQRCVEDSRQASAMFQAVGADISHIDQLNGRIVSTTREQSSASLDIVGRLHSVQAIAQNTADDMGSLALSSQRLPPIAIRLEALGQTFHK, from the coding sequence ATGGCTTTCCCCCCACGTTTTCTCGAGCATTACCGCAAAGCCGACCGCATCATGATGGGCCTGATCTGGCTGATGTTCGCCTATGCGCTGGGCCTGGCGTTCTGGCACGACACCTTCACCCAGGCGCTGCTGGTGGGCGGTGGCACCACCCTGGTCCTGAGCCTGCTGTACCGCGCCATCAGCGGCACGCGCCTGATGCGCTGCTGCATCGCCATCGGCTTCATGCTCATGGCCGCGCTGCACATCAACCAGGCCAAGGGCCTGATCGAAGCGCACTTCGGTATTTTCGTGCTGCTGGCGGTGCTGACCTTCTATCGCGACTGGCTGCCGATCCTGCTGGCAGCGGTGACCATCGCCCTGCATCACGTGCTGTTCCATGTGCTGCAGCACCAGGGCTTTCCTGTCTACGTCATGGCCCATCACGGCGGTTTCGGCATGGTGGCGGTGCACGCCTTCTATGTGGTGGTGGAGACGGTGATCCTGCTGTACCTGGCGGTGCACAGCCATGCCGACGCGGTGGAGAGCCAGGACATGTTGGACAAGATGCTCGCCGCCACGTCCCAGCTGACCGTCGAGGTTCATCAGGGCGAAAGCGCCAAGGTGCATGTGTCGCTGGCCCAGCGTTTCGACCATTTCATGCAGCAGATCACCGCCCTGGTGGATGGCGTGGTGCGCGACACCCACGGCTTGCGCGAACTGGGCCAGGACCTGGCGAAAACCAGCCAGACCCTGGAGCAGGGCGCCCAGCACCAGTTGACGGAAATCACCCAGATGACCGGCTCCATGCAGCGCATGGGCGATGCCATGGGCGACATCGCCGTGCATGTCGAGCAGGCGGTCGAGCGTGCGGGGCAGGCCAGCGCGCAAATCAGCCGCGGCCAGCAAAGCGTCGATCGCGCCCAGGCGGAAATCACCCAGTTGGCGTCCCGCATCAACGGCACCAACGAAACCGTGCAACGCCTGGCGGGGCAGGCGCAGCAGATCGGCAACGTGCTGGAGGTGATCGGCAGCATCGCCGCCCAGACCAACCTGCTGGCCCTCAACGCCGCCATCGAGGCCGCCCGCGCAGGCGAGCAGGGCCGTGGTTTTGCCGTGGTCGCCGATGAGGTGCGCAACCTGGCCCAGCGCACCGCGCTGTCCACCCAGGAAATCAAGACCATCATCGAAGCCCTGCAACAGGGCAGCCGCCAGGCCGCCGAAGCCATGCACGACAGCCACGAAGGCGCCCAGCGCTGCGTCGAAGACAGCCGCCAGGCCTCCGCGATGTTCCAGGCCGTCGGCGCCGATATTTCGCATATCGACCAACTCAACGGCCGCATCGTCAGCACCACCCGCGAACAATCCAGCGCCAGCCTCGACATCGTCGGCCGCCTGCACTCGGTCCAGGCCATCGCCCAGAACACCGCTGACGACATGGGCAGCCTGGCCCTGAGCAGCCAGCGCCTGCCACCGATCGCGATCCGGTTGGAGGCGTTGGGGCAGACGTTTCATAAGTAA
- a CDS encoding xanthine dehydrogenase family protein molybdopterin-binding subunit, whose protein sequence is MNDLPLTRRRLLQAGGLIMISTLLPKPLLATAETLNTSALPADPTPDHVDSFIALGADGRVTAFCGHVNLGTGVRTALAQIVADELDVDFEQVRMILGDTASTPDQGPTIASATLQVSALPLRQAAAQLRQWLLEGAAEILDQPIAGLRVERGQIYASARPTRRLSYAELARGQDLHLPLDPRVELKAVGAGRYVGQSTPRVDIPAKVSGQLTYVHDLRLDGMLHGRVVRPPYPGADASAPLGHALIAMDAASIAHLPGIVKLVVIGDFVGIVAEREEQAIDAMRQLKVQWKPWDALPDLRPDILRETLLAHPKQDRVLRDDPGIDSSLGKLNSPLNVDYVWPYHLHASIGPSCAVAMVDAERAEVWTGSQNPHDLRKDIALLLGRAPQQVQVNRMEASGCYGRNCADDVAADAALLSQAVGRPVRVQLMREQEAGWEPKGTAQLMQVRGGLDGKREVAAYELKTCYPSNNARTLALLLTGTVANRPDIQQMGDRTAIPQYRFPQMRIVCQDAAPIVRASWMRGVSALPNVFAHESWIDELAYIAQQDPIAFRLRYLDDPRALALIEALKKQADWQDGSAHRHPAPASQEWVKGRGFAYARYFHSKFPGFGAAWAAWVCDLSVNRRTGQIRLDKIFVSHDCGRMVNPAGVRHQVHGNIVQSCSRVLKEYVSFDRSGSTSLEWGGYPILRFDELPEVDVQLLDRPEEPSMGAGESASVPSAAAIANAIFDAVGVRLRQVPFTPERVLQALQRAPDTDRPGQEARP, encoded by the coding sequence ATGAACGACCTGCCGTTGACCCGTCGCCGCCTGCTCCAGGCCGGCGGCCTGATCATGATCAGCACCCTGCTGCCCAAACCCTTGCTGGCCACGGCCGAGACTCTTAACACGAGCGCATTGCCAGCGGACCCGACGCCGGACCACGTCGACAGCTTTATCGCCCTGGGCGCCGACGGCCGCGTGACCGCGTTCTGCGGTCATGTCAATCTCGGCACCGGGGTACGCACCGCGCTGGCACAGATCGTCGCCGACGAACTGGATGTCGACTTCGAGCAAGTTCGGATGATCCTCGGCGACACCGCCAGCACCCCGGACCAGGGCCCGACCATCGCCAGCGCGACCCTCCAGGTCAGCGCCCTGCCCCTGCGCCAGGCCGCCGCCCAGTTGCGCCAGTGGCTGCTGGAAGGCGCGGCGGAAATCCTCGACCAGCCGATTGCCGGGTTGCGGGTCGAGCGCGGACAGATCTACGCCAGCGCTCGCCCTACACGACGCCTGAGCTACGCCGAACTGGCCCGCGGGCAGGACCTGCACCTGCCCCTGGACCCGCGCGTCGAACTCAAGGCGGTCGGCGCCGGTCGCTATGTCGGCCAGTCCACCCCGCGCGTGGACATCCCGGCCAAGGTCAGCGGCCAGCTGACCTATGTCCACGACCTGCGCCTGGACGGCATGCTCCACGGCCGCGTGGTACGCCCGCCCTACCCCGGCGCCGACGCCAGCGCGCCCTTGGGCCACGCGCTGATCGCGATGGACGCGGCGTCCATCGCGCACTTGCCGGGCATCGTCAAACTGGTGGTGATCGGTGACTTTGTCGGCATAGTCGCCGAGCGCGAGGAGCAGGCCATCGACGCCATGCGCCAGCTCAAGGTCCAGTGGAAACCCTGGGACGCGCTGCCCGACCTGCGGCCGGACATCCTGCGTGAAACGCTCCTGGCCCACCCCAAGCAGGATCGCGTGCTGCGCGACGATCCCGGCATCGACAGCAGCCTGGGCAAGCTCAACAGCCCGCTCAATGTCGACTATGTCTGGCCCTATCACCTGCATGCCTCCATCGGCCCGTCCTGCGCGGTGGCGATGGTCGACGCCGAGCGCGCCGAGGTCTGGACCGGCAGCCAGAACCCCCATGACCTGCGCAAGGACATCGCCCTGCTGCTGGGGCGCGCGCCGCAACAGGTGCAGGTCAACCGCATGGAGGCCTCCGGTTGTTACGGACGCAACTGCGCCGACGACGTGGCCGCCGACGCCGCCCTGCTCTCCCAGGCGGTCGGGCGCCCGGTACGGGTGCAACTGATGCGCGAGCAGGAGGCCGGCTGGGAACCCAAGGGCACCGCGCAGCTGATGCAGGTCCGCGGTGGCCTCGACGGCAAACGCGAGGTGGCCGCCTACGAATTGAAAACCTGCTACCCCTCGAACAACGCCCGCACCCTGGCGCTGTTGCTCACCGGCACCGTCGCCAACCGTCCCGACATCCAGCAGATGGGCGACCGCACGGCGATCCCGCAATACCGCTTCCCACAGATGCGCATCGTCTGCCAGGACGCCGCGCCGATCGTTCGCGCCTCGTGGATGCGTGGGGTCTCCGCGCTGCCCAATGTCTTCGCTCATGAGTCCTGGATCGACGAGCTGGCCTACATCGCCCAGCAGGACCCGATCGCCTTCCGCCTGCGCTACCTGGATGACCCGCGCGCCCTGGCGCTGATCGAGGCGCTGAAAAAACAGGCCGACTGGCAGGACGGCAGCGCCCACCGCCACCCCGCGCCGGCATCGCAGGAATGGGTCAAGGGCCGGGGTTTTGCCTATGCCCGTTATTTCCACAGCAAGTTCCCCGGCTTCGGCGCCGCCTGGGCCGCGTGGGTCTGCGACCTGAGCGTCAACCGGCGCACCGGGCAGATTCGCCTGGACAAGATCTTCGTCAGCCACGACTGCGGGCGCATGGTCAACCCGGCCGGCGTGCGTCACCAGGTGCACGGCAATATCGTCCAGTCGTGCAGCCGGGTGCTCAAGGAATACGTCAGCTTCGACCGCTCCGGCAGCACCTCCCTGGAATGGGGCGGCTATCCGATCCTGCGCTTCGACGAATTGCCCGAGGTGGATGTGCAGCTGCTGGACCGCCCGGAAGAACCGTCCATGGGCGCCGGCGAGTCGGCCTCGGTACCCAGCGCGGCGGCCATCGCCAACGCGATCTTCGACGCGGTCGGCGTGCGCCTGCGGCAAGTGCCCTTTACCCCGGAGCGGGTGTTGCAAGCCTTGCAGCGAGCTCCCGACACTGACCGCCCTGGCCAGGAGGCCCGCCCATGA
- a CDS encoding cytochrome c, whose amino-acid sequence MSKFKSIAGWSLTALSLVATAGAFLSWQPAIAPLDNHDTQYFSHEQVSRGEQLAAVGDCAVCHTAPGGARNAGGLAMRIPFGTLYSTNITPDPETGIGSWSYPAFERAMRHGIDRSGRYLYPAFPYTAFTKTRDEDLKALYAYLMSQPPVRHQPPPTDLHFPFNIRPGILAWNWLYLRPGAMADDPGRSAQWNRGAYLSEGLGHCSACHSPRDPLFGERGGRRHLSGGVAEDWSAHALVGGNAPLAWTEQDLLDFLRHGYSPRHGVAAGPMAPVIHEGLAQLPDADLQAIAHYLSSLQPASTPQASAATLNHQAEQRTEPLGSPGARLFSGACMACHAQEKGPTLTGVRPSLALNSNLYADSPDNAIRVILEGIAQPANPELGYMPAFRHSLDDQQIADLLRFLRQDLAGQAPWKDVKQRVSQIRASLPPG is encoded by the coding sequence ATGAGCAAATTCAAGAGCATCGCCGGCTGGAGCCTGACCGCCTTGAGCCTGGTTGCCACCGCAGGCGCCTTTCTCAGCTGGCAGCCAGCTATCGCGCCGCTGGACAATCACGACACCCAGTACTTCAGCCATGAGCAAGTCTCCCGGGGCGAGCAACTGGCGGCCGTGGGCGATTGCGCGGTCTGCCATACCGCGCCGGGCGGGGCACGCAACGCGGGCGGCCTGGCCATGCGCATCCCGTTCGGCACCCTGTACAGCACCAATATCACCCCCGATCCCGAGACGGGGATCGGCAGCTGGTCCTATCCGGCCTTCGAGCGCGCCATGCGCCACGGCATCGACCGCAGCGGGCGTTACCTGTACCCGGCGTTCCCCTACACCGCCTTCACCAAGACCCGCGACGAAGACCTCAAGGCGCTCTACGCCTACCTGATGAGCCAGCCGCCGGTCCGCCACCAGCCACCGCCGACCGACCTGCATTTCCCCTTCAATATCCGCCCGGGCATCCTCGCCTGGAACTGGCTCTACCTCAGGCCCGGCGCCATGGCCGACGATCCCGGGCGCAGCGCCCAGTGGAACCGTGGCGCCTACCTGAGCGAGGGCCTGGGGCATTGCAGCGCCTGCCACTCGCCCCGCGACCCGCTGTTTGGCGAACGCGGCGGCCGGCGCCACCTGAGCGGCGGCGTTGCCGAAGACTGGAGCGCCCATGCCCTGGTCGGCGGCAATGCCCCGCTGGCCTGGACCGAACAGGACCTGCTGGACTTCCTGCGCCACGGCTACAGCCCGCGCCATGGCGTCGCCGCCGGCCCCATGGCGCCGGTGATCCACGAAGGCCTGGCGCAACTGCCGGACGCCGACCTGCAGGCCATCGCCCATTACCTGTCCAGCCTGCAGCCGGCCAGCACCCCGCAAGCCAGCGCCGCCACCCTGAACCACCAGGCCGAGCAACGCACCGAGCCCCTAGGCTCCCCCGGCGCCCGGCTGTTCTCGGGGGCCTGCATGGCCTGCCACGCCCAGGAAAAAGGCCCGACCCTGACCGGCGTGCGCCCTTCCCTGGCCCTCAACAGCAACCTCTACGCCGACAGCCCCGACAACGCGATCCGCGTGATCCTCGAAGGCATCGCCCAGCCGGCCAACCCGGAACTGGGCTACATGCCCGCCTTCCGCCACAGCCTCGACGACCAGCAGATCGCCGACCTGCTGCGCTTCCTGCGCCAGGATCTGGCGGGCCAGGCGCCCTGGAAAGACGTGAAACAACGCGTCAGCCAGATACGCGCCAGCCTGCCTCCGGGCTGA